The Porites lutea chromosome 11, jaPorLute2.1, whole genome shotgun sequence genome contains the following window.
TTCCGCCAAAAAAGCCAACGAAATAACAAATAAGATAATAACGTGGTTAATTCGTCAGCAGCATTTAGTGCACTGAGTTGAGTTATATGAAGAGGCACTGCAATCACACAAAAATTTCGATCACATTAAGTATAGTTCGCGCGTGAACAAGTAAAACATTTGGGGTAAATGTTCTTCGTTTTTTAAGCTAAGTACGCGAAACTATTTACACCTCCACTGATTAAACGtttatcgaaacgaccggtagCAAGTACATACTTATCGTGGCCTCTGGGGAGCTAAAGTCTCTGTTAAGCGCCCTGGGTGATATCATGACTTCTTTGTTTACCAGGTCTGGTGGAAAATTTTCGTGACAAGTGTGATGGCGTCCCTAGGTGGCTTGACAAGGAGACGTCGTATGTAGCTTTCCAAGAGGGCTGGGCCCTTTATGCCGAGAACCCGCTACTTTCCGATGATACTAATCTGTACAAAGACGATCTTCTTCAGAAGTATGGTATGGTAAAATGGCAGGTATGCTCAGTACTAACAGGAAGAAAAACTGCTTTCTCTAAGTAAACACCTTCTTTGCGTAGAGAGCGAGCCAAGATACAAACAAGAGTCGGAGAAGGCTAGAGACACTGAACTTGGTTAACGACGTGTGAAAGAATAGATAGTCCCAATCCATATTTCTTATAAGCTTTTGCTTATCAATATGTCTTAGGCTTACATTGTAAAGCACAAATCTTAAAACTTTATTCATAACGAATTTCCATTCGCACCGTCTACAGTTCAAGTGCAATGTATGGAGTTTGCAATCAGTATTCTCACTGACCTTCTTAATTGAAGAAGGGGGTAAGCCGTTCGAGAACGACATATCGGATGCTTTCTGCTAAGTATGTGCATTTTTTCCTCACTGACTTGTTTTCTTAGGTATGGCGTGCCGTAAGGCTGGTTGTTGATACTGGGCTGCATTACAGAGGAATGACAAGGTAATAGCTGTGTTTCTTGCACTTCACTGATCGTGCTTATAAACTTCCCCGTGTGATATTTTATAGAGTTTTTAGAAACACCCTTCAACTTAAGGAGCCTGTTGCACTATTCTACGCACGTGAGGTTGTTTGTTTCTGATTCGGTCGAACAATTAAGTTGGCTGCCTCTGGCTGTGGTGGATTTATACTTTCAGTACCGTAAACTCCCCTGTTCCGATTATAAgctcctcccccctccccccacccatTCAATGCTCCATCTACCTGAAAGCCCAAAACAATACATCCGGTTATAACCCCCCTCCTGCCCCGAAAAGCAAAAGTTTGTCTCGGTTCAGTTCGCTTCAAACTAATTTTCTAACTGATGGCCAGCTTTTGTGAGCCAGACATTATACTACTGTTCCCACTGGGCAAACCAAAAACAAGAAAGTTAATTTCGTCACTAGAGCACTAGAGCCTCGCGGGCTTTTCTTtaaaggtaaaggcgcacacgaaCCATAGGCCCACACGACCGGAGCTTATAcgggtttccgtagcatgaagcatgccaaGGAGTATCCCTTAAATAGATAAAAGAACATGTATTTGTAActatttttgtaattatttttgtctcaagcaaaacgaaataagataaaaattaTTACTACTCCCCCCTAGACgagatgctagtccatcgcagggttaccccccagcagtatgtcgccgaTCCCCATATATGCACATGGGTGAAGAGAGACGAAGTGAAgtaaagtttcttgtctaaggaaacaatgcgacgggcgaggcttgaaccctgACCTCTAGATCCaggtgttaaccgctcggccacacacgcctcAACCCCCCCTCCTCCGCCCCCTTCCCCACACCCCGAAAAGCAAAGTTCCCATTCGTCCCGCTTCAGTTCGCTTTAAACTAATATTTTTACTGATGGCCATCTTTTGTGAGCCAGAAATTGTACTACTGTTTACATCgagaataacaaaaaaaatttgttaattTCGTCACAAGGGCCTCGCGGGCTTGCCATTAGTCATGCGCAGTAGAGTTATGATCATTTATTCATAATAAGTCTTCTTACATGAATCAGTACCTGCACAAAGCCAGCGATCAGAGTTTCCTTAGTGAACAAAGGCATTTTTTCTGCTACACGTAAATTAGGGAAAGCGGTTTATTGGGCAAAGAGACATTAACCTTCtgctaaattttacattttctttttttgctagGTCTCAAGCACTCAAATACTTTGAAGACTATACTTGGGATAAAACAGATTTCGCAATCAAAGAGGTTACCAGGTACCAGAGTAACCCTGGTCAGGCAACCGCTTACATGCTAGGGAGACTAGCACTAGTGAACATGCGTAAGAAGGTCAAGAAGGCACTGGGTAAAGATTTTGACTTGCGGGAGTTCCATTATCAGCTTCTGCGTCAGGGCTCGGCTCCTTTGAGCTATCTTGAAAGTTACATAGACAAATATATTGACTGCTACAAGGGGAAAATAGAACAAGAACTTTGCGATGGTATATCAAGGAATtcagaggaagaaaaaaatgaggaagTGACTATGGACTTTGTAAATCAGGATGAAAATCTTCCACCTCGTCCCACTCAGAGAATTTATGTTTAATTGCGATTTCACGTAGCTGTGGTAGTTGACCCTGTACAGAAAGTCCGACGCACGGTTTTGATGTTCATAGAACTCCAGTTTTTCTGAACGCTCAATACAAGAGCGCTAACAAGTGACTCGACTACAGGTATATAGTGGTGAAAAGTCCAAGCGCTTCTAAGAGACACTTTTGTAAGCGGACGGTTCGACTTAGGTCACAGTCAGCAGCCCTCACAAATCCCCGTATGAACTCCCACGCGAATTCTGCATTTATACACAGTCCCCGTAAGCGGCCGCGGACACTTGCGATGGGTATGATGTAAACTATTGTTTTGTTCCTAAACTCCCATGAGCGGATTCGCatagaattaaaaataaatcttgttttttgttgtcttGTCTTAAGAGCTTGTCGTGGTATACAAtacagttattttttttctttcctgtatTGCATATGATAATAAAAAGTTGTCCCCTGTCTCTTATCTTGCTAGCGCCCGCTAAAAGAGATTATTCCCGTGACCGCCGGCTCCATTGCGAACAATTTTTCTACTTTCATTCTGAGAGTGTCGGACTAGTGGTGTTTCAAGTGTATAGTATTCAATTTCAGTAAAAATGCTGCTATATTAGCTAATCTTCATCATCTCGATTTTTTTCAGCTGAAACTTTTGGAACTGGTTCTCAAAGTAAACATATGAATCAGTCAGGCGTATTGCATGTGTTTCACAAAATCTTAAAAACTTAAGGCTTCCTTTACCATTCCAACCGACGTTCCCTCAAATGGCTGGAAATCAGGCCTATGGTTAAACTGGTTAAAGTTATACATATAAAATGGCGAGTTCACTGTGTGAAGCAAGGCcctttttaacttaaaataCCCTCAAATAATATTGGGCCTTAGCAAAAAGTGCTTTACTTTTCGTAGCAAAAAAAGCCATGTACTCTGAACTGCTTCCGTTGTATGGTATAAATTCCTTTACTATCATCTCGCCCAGTGTTAAGAAATCAAAACGAGGCTGTATCAAGTTTAATCGCGGTGAGCTGATCACATGACCACAAGTGATTTCTATCATTGGAAGATTCAACAAAGATTGACTGGAGTTTTGCGTGGTAATATAACTATTATTTGGAGGTATGGTTTGCGCATTTTAGGAAATTACTTTCAAAATGCTCGATAACGAGAGGTAAGTGATTAAAAGGAATTTAGTTAAAACAATGTTTAAACTTCAGCGAAAGATACCAATGTTAAAAACGCAACCAGTGTATTCATAAACTTTGCTGACGAGGAAAGGAGGATCTTGCAGGATATCTATGATAAGACATGGGCCTAGTATGATATTTTTTGTTCAGTCAGTTATTCGATTTTCGGGAATAATCTAAACTGTAGCCAGTCCAAATTCTTTTAACTGCACTGTGTAGCCAATGTAGTTTGTTTGTTCCGGAGTTTACCCGCATTGATTGATCGATCATGTAAATCAAATTTGAACTAATAACAACTCGTAGCAGATTAAGCTAAACTTTTGATCTTTAAATCCAAGTGCGTTTAAATAAAAGAAGCATTTGTCATTACTATCATATCGCAAAGTCAGCTGCCATGAGCTGTGTTTCATTCATAGAAGTTTGTCgccatttttattttgctttaaattccACCTGCTCGTCACCTGCCAGTCGGTTTGTCTGTGACCCGAAAGGTCACGTGGGCCGAAAGACCTACTATTTCCTTAGCGACTGGTGACGtcacaaaagaaacaatagGCCATCTCCAAGTTGCTCCCAGCCTCTGTTTcgaagcgaggctaagtgctaagctattgatatgaaaataattttttattctcatgcaaataaaactcattttcacaaggaaggttttgcacttagcctagttttgaaagtgagagttttggaACCCGGAAATGGTCTAGTTATTTGTCAACAAGTTTTGTTGAAAAGTTATCATAAACCTATGTTTAACGTCTAAGGGCCGGATACAAGGAAACTACGTATCAATACATAGCACAAAAGttctataaaaacaacaacaacaacaacagcaatccTAAGCAGGAGGGAGACTGACTACTTCTAGTTGTGCATTGCAGTTTTATCTGAAAATTACTTTGATGGTTCATATCGGATAACAGAGCTAACTGCCTCCTGGCCTTGGTACCCATGAGAAGATGTTTGTAAAAAAGTTATAAATGAACTTTCTTAGGGCGATGTTCAGACTAGTGGTTGTCCTTCTTGTTGTGGTCAGCTGTTTATCGCACAAAAAGCATGCCCTTCACAAGCAGCATTTGAAAGTTGACCATTCAGCGAAGAAGTTCAATATCTTGACACACCCCAGTAGTGAGGTATTTAATTAATccaccaagagagaatgagggAAGAGAGCGAATCCTCCATACATGGCCCTCCTCTTATGATACTTgctattaaattttttttcaatctaaTTTTGGTTTTGTGTCATATCAGTTTCTGGTCATACCTCAAAGCCATTATACACCTTATTGGTCGGCGAGAATGACGTCGTGTAATTTTAAACCTGGCGGATTTCTCATTCCACAGCCGATCACACAGCAATCAATACGCATGACATGCGAATGTGGTATCAGTTTCATGAAAGTCAAAGGATTTCGACAATTCTTGAATAATAAGCGGAACTCGATGGTGATTTACATATCTTGCCAAGTTCCTGTATGGCGTTTTctcaggccttctcggtcaattcactttggtgacgtatccgaggcgtgGAATAATGGGGCCTTGGGACTAGGAAATAGTATACCCACAACGTAAACTTTAACGGCTGTCAAACGTCAAATGTTTGGTGGAAAAACATGTTCGCGTGAAGCAGACCGCGTGGTCATGGGAACAGCAGACAAAAATTATTCACGCCCCTTCGGCGCGAACCAAAATTGGATTTCAAATAATCCGCAGGGGGCACAGGGATTCGCTCCCTTCCTTCATTTTCCCTTATTTATATGAAAGGCTTTAGATCGAGTGAAAGATAGAGTCAAGGTAATCTCCAACGGCAGGTTTTTTTTCCGCCTTACACAACAAACCGCACTTTTGAAAAGCAGTAAAGCCCAATCTGCGTCACGCGGGACCACAATCCTATTTTTGTCCGAATAATTTTATATATAGGAGTACTTCTCTTATAATACACAACTTGTGGAGAACAGGACAGAAAAAAACACCTTCCAATGGGACAAGGGACAAGAGATCCAAAACAGCAAATGAATTTGACAAGCCAATTCAAAAAAAGCGGTCTTAACTCGTGAATTAGCTCTTCTTTTTGATCAAGGGGAAGTCCAGGAAGAAAAAGCTAGAAAATATATGCATATTTGTTCTAGAAAGGAAAGCAAGGATAGTTGTTAGTTGTCAAACCACAACTAGTGGTTGTTTTGATTATGGTAGATGATAGGCCTAAAGCGGTCAGCAGTTTAAGCTAAAGGCGGTAGTATCAGTTTGCGAAAAGTTGAAGAGTTAAGCTGCTACCTAGATTTCATTGGTGGCTTATGATCCATTTGGAGGAACAAGCTTTCCATTTGATGGAGTCGCTAGAAGCCCCAAGCCGCTCGCGATTTTGAAGCTCGATCGTGCGTTCTCTCTcgactcgcttcactcgccgTAAATGGAGAACTGCACGCAGGCTAATTATGTCTTCTGGTTTTTGGTAAGTGCTCAGAGCTTGTGAAAGTTGGTCTGTTCTATTTAGGATAgtatgatggtggtgatgaaaGGTCAAGACGGAGTAGCTGGACAAAATGGTTCACGGGTATGTTATTTTTACATGGCAGTATAAGTGGTATAAGTGCTGTGATTCAAGACGTCTTTTTTGTGTCTTAAAAAGTTGTGGTTTGCCGCCACAAAGATCGAGTCGCCGGgttattttaccatttttctcttcgttttatgcaaaaacaGGTGAATCTACTCGGGCCAGAActtataattatattaatacCTTGCCAATAAAATGTGTTCAGTTTTGGATAGAAAATATGCTATAGTCTTACAcgtttgtaaacaaacaatacGTTTTACTAAGTGTTTGCCCTCAGTTACCAGCGAGCCGTAAGTATCTTCTATGACAACTGTTTTATCTGAGAAGACGCACAAAACCTGCTGATGTAATTTCCGGGCAGGCAGTGTTGCCAGCCAAGGAAATTTGTCGGAAAACTGGCATTTTCGCTAGTAATCGTGCTGTGTCAGGGTTGTATTTTTTCTAATGCAGAGTGATGTTGTTTACTTAGGGTGATCCTGGAGCGCCTGGTTACCCTGGGCCACCTGGACCAGCGGTAAGAAATGTATTGGTTTCCTAAAAGCACTGTAATGAAATTCCAGCTAGTCTCTGTAAATTTCAGTAAGTAAACCAGAATGGTAGCATTTTGGAAAAACTTTGGCAAATGGTCTATTCATGGATCATGTAAATAAAATAGCTTGTTGGCTATAGCAAATGGTAAGATTCCAATGAATACAGTAAGCAAACAAATATATAGACTGAGAAGGATAATTGTTAACTATTTACCACATTTAGTGCATATGGCAGCATCAGATAATTTATTTCCGAGTGAATAACATCGATTTTGAAGTCTAGTGTAATCgtcgaattttttttcccttcgaAATTTAATCTCCATTGGCATCATCAAGTTAACTTATCAAACATATTCTTTAAATATTGCACAGGGTCTTCAAGGAGCACCAGGGTTTTGCACCAAAGAACAGGTGAAAAGATTTTACCATGGTTTCCCGGAAAAAGTTGTAACAACTACTATGATGTGTTTTCTGGGTTGCAAACCGATTCTAGTTTGCACTCAAGGCGAATCGAGGCTCTAGTGAGGGTATATACAAATTTTCTAGTGATATTCACGTTGAGTTGGAATTATAACACTTTCATTTTTGTTCAACTACATGTACTCGAAATGCAAGTCAAACAATTTGCCGAGATGTTTAGTGTCATTCTATGACAAACATATTGCCCCAATGTGACTAACAGCTCCGGCAATTGATCAGCAGTAACTACGGTAACACTTGAAGCATTATGATCCCCTAGTTATCAcagacattttctttttcacactggtcataagtgagtttagcaccttcgcTAAAATTAGGAAATCTTGGGAACAAATGCTTTTTACGGTTTACTCTTTTTACCCTAATTACGGTTAACATTCTTCAGTGGTTTCACATACAGCCGCCGTCAAAATGATCACATTTTCGAGTATTAAATATAAAGtttcatttttgatttttttttacagtgtgAATCAAACGAACTTAAACTCCTGATCCAACGTGTAATTGCCATTGAAACGTACGTTaaggaaaaacagaaacaagctGGTTCCCAGACTCCTGGACAAACAGCCCCATCCCAAGGGACAACTACAGCAGCTCAGCAGCCACCCAAAGCTGTCGCACCTGCAGCGCCGGTCGCTGGACAAGCCAAACCCGCCCAAGTGTCTAAAGCACCAGTACAACAACCATCTAAACCTGTTCCGCCGGTTATTCCAGTTCCTGGACAAGGTCAAACCGCACCAGCAGGGCAACCTCAGGGACCTCAGATAACACCAGCACAGCCCCCTAAGGCAACTGCGTCGGCCGTCCCTGCTCCTGGCCAAGGTCAACCCGCTATCCCAGTTCCGCCACGGGGCTTTAATAAGCCTTTACCCCAGCCCTCTACGCCCGTTACACAGCCTGCCCCTTCGCCAGTTTCTGCTCCGGTTCAAGGTCAGCCCGCGCCCGCACCGGCTGTTCCCGCGGGAACGCCCCAGGTCCTTTGGGGATCCCTAACAGAGTCACCTGCTTCCGCCAGTTTTTCCTCGCCTCTTGGTGTCACTGTTCAGAGCACACTGGAAGCGCCTGGAACATTCGTTGAAGGAAATGGACAAATAAACATTCAGGTGAGAAAGCTAGGGCAGTGAATATTTTTACTCTTAATGAAGACTGGGTAAAAGGAATTGGTGAAAATATAATTGAATGTCGTTGAGATGAATTGTTGTTGGAGAAATGTTCTGCAACAAACGATAAACAACTCTTCGCTCTCTGAAAACGAAAAATACCTGTGAAGCTTTCTTATGTTTCTAAAACAACATAACCGATATGCATTCCATACcaccgcccggttagctcaatggGATAAGCGCCGGTCGGCTGAGCggaaggtcgcgggttcaaaccccggccggaccaacactcagggtctttaaataactgaggagaaagtgctgcctttatAATAACATCTGCatatggttagactttctagtcttctcggataaggacgataaaccgtaggccccgtctcacaagcccttgcacatgtaataaatctgtgggacattaaagaacccacacactcttcgtaaagagtagggcacgtagtgcccggtgtagtggtctatctcactttcacactcatgtgtGGGGGCATCgttactcattccttcattacttgcAAACTGCAcctaagcagtctggcaaagtcccccaaccagtgttgtaaattatccctgaaaagccgtGAGGGGAGtagataataaaatatttacaatttgCAATTTACGACTACCAGAGTGGAAAATAAGAACCTGGGAACAACTAAAATGATTTGGAAAATGAACTGCAGTTTTCCATTACGTAACAAGACACTTTTGAATTGTCTCATAAATATTTCTTGCAAATATATTTTACTGTCTACAGCAAAAGCTTATTTCATTTGACCATTCTAGTactaacctgagaaaacagccgacattctgcgacgccaccactggtttccacgccaaatgacgtctgaaaaacgagcgcagaaattccatggATATTGATGGCgaggcactacccagatcttgcTAGTGCGTCGGATTGGCGGGAAATTTTCTCTAACCAATCATacgtactacccagatctgggtatgaaatttctgcgcgCGTTTATCGGGCCATGTCCACAAGAACCTGGACATTTTATAAAtcgcatattttttttatcccgATTTGTGTGAACGGGGCCTTAAACCGCTCTGgagagcggtttcaaaacaATGCGGTTTCGGTGCCCGggttcactggtttcgtgtagATGGAAGGCCGATTCGTGCAAAAAGGtgtgcggtttcaaaaatgtccTGGCGGATTCGTGTGGAAGTAGCTTCAGGTATCATTTCGTGATCACACCAATGGTGGCGttgcaaaatgtcggctgttttcttaggctactCTAGTACTTGCAGCATGAAAATCCATATTTATTAGATAAATAAAGTTCTCCATTTATTTCTCGGCTCTTTGTTCTTGAAGGGAGTTGTGACCCCTGAGGTGTCGGTTCAAAGCTACACGGGAAATACAGGGACCAGTCCGCAGCCTGGGACCACACTCAAGAAAAACAGGTTAGTGGATCAAAATAGctgtaaatattttttcaagCGCAAAGGATTAGAACAGTCGGTAAGTGTATTACCTTCTGTGCGAGAGGTCTCGAGCCGTCCAATTCCCAGGTGTGACCTTAAACCCTTGCctcgacttctttcctttctgtgTAGCAAGTTAGGTAGACAAATACCATATAGTCCACCACAACAACAACGAGGACCTGAGCCCATAGGCTATTGGCCGGATACATTGCAACCTCtatagctatttaacaaagtcctcggtataacgaacaattttctttaccccagccGAATAGTAAAATgcatgaaaaagaacctcgatttTGCCAGTCTCCTGGCCCTTCGTGAAATCGAGGTTTTATTGTAAATGGTTTATGTGTATAACCTTTCTACTCTAACTTATTTCCTTCTCAAAACAACATcatttccccccaaaaaaacaaccAGAATGCCCCCTTGAGGCATTTTTACTTCGTATGTTAATTCAAAGTTGTCTCTCTGGTTTGTTTTTCATACAGAATTCCATCCCACGCTAAAGTAACCAAAAGTAAACATGCGCACAAGAAGTCAAGTCATCATTCCACCATCCGGACCCTTAGGGTTTATAAGTCATGATGCAGGAGCTAACGGACCGTTTGTAATCTATGCAGTAAACCACTGAAAATACGCAAAAAATCGTATTAAACTGACGAGACAGCCTCTGAGAAGcttaaaaacgcaaaaaaggaCCGCTAGATAATTtatcacacacaaaaaaatacaactgACGAAGTCTGTAGGTTGTTATATACGTAAGTAGGTAAGTAAGGGAATTTCTAGTTAATGAGCGAGAGGGTGAAAAAGTAACATGTTATACAGTCATTATCACACCAAAATGAACTAATCTCCATTTTACGAGGCGAGATTTGGTATAATACCCCTCAAAGGAAATTGTGTCTTATGAATTTCTTCACATAAAGGAAGAGTCACCAGAGCTCAAATCAAAGGGAGACATTGGTCTCCAATTTTCAGATTTTAAAAACCGTAGAAGATTGGAAGAGCAGAAAATGCGATCATTAGGTGACTTGTCCACCACCTGTCCAGCGAATTACGATCGTGCCCCCAGAAAAAGCCTGCACTTCAGACTAGCTAATGAAACCAAACAAAAACGTGATCAATAAAATGAATATTAATATCATGATAAGATAAATATGAAGAGTTTGATAGGTAGATCTTGACTGGGTCAACAATAAATATATTATCAAATTGCAAGCCATAGAGAAAACTTCGTCCTGGTAGAAGGGTCCCTAGCCTTCCTGAGCTACCATGTGCGAGTCACCTTTCCCCACCTTGCAAAACTTGGCAAATCGGtaacatgagaaacaaaaggttgGCTCCGATAGAAGCGGGTCTCCCTTTTTGAAAGGAGGATCATCCTCCTAGCCGAGCCAAAGTTTCTCCATATAAAAAAGGTATAAACACTTTCCCTCACCCAGCCGGGTATACCCGGCAGAGAGCTGTTGTATCGGGCAGAGGGGTTTGTTGGGTGTTTTTATGGGTGTGTTAGATTGATCGTATTTAGGGTATAAGAACACGAAAAAGTTTTGTTACCATAATTCTCTTGTACCGTAATCTTTGGACTTCGTAAACGATACTTACAtcagaaaattttatttcaagcagatTGCTAAATATTGCAGTGCAATGAATGCCAAAACAACTGACTTCTAGAGTTTATATTCCATTTATTCCTATTTAGGAATACAGTCAATCGAACACGCGCTAAGTTAACTCGGCTGGGTGCGGTGACCTCAgtcagtttttcaaaaatactaaatgtattttcaaaaataaagatAACGTAAGTCAGACGGGTCCTTATTGTATGTAACCTGCCTTGCCAATGTCATATGAACCTGTTTAGCTGTATTCA
Protein-coding sequences here:
- the LOC140951424 gene encoding uncharacterized protein, with amino-acid sequence MLDNERAMFRLVVVLLVVVSCLSHKKHALHKQHLKVDHSAKKFNILTHPSSEDSMMVVMKGQDGVAGQNGSRGDPGAPGYPGPPGPAGLQGAPGFCTKEQCESNELKLLIQRVIAIETYVKEKQKQAGSQTPGQTAPSQGTTTAAQQPPKAVAPAAPVAGQAKPAQVSKAPVQQPSKPVPPVIPVPGQGQTAPAGQPQGPQITPAQPPKATASAVPAPGQGQPAIPVPPRGFNKPLPQPSTPVTQPAPSPVSAPVQGQPAPAPAVPAGTPQVLWGSLTESPASASFSSPLGVTVQSTLEAPGTFVEGNGQINIQGVVTPEVSVQSYTGNTGTSPQPGTTLKKNRIPSHAKVTKSKHAHKKSSHHSTIRTLRVYKS